TCCTGCAGTGATTCAACTTCAGGTTATTATGCAAACTTCGTTTGAAAtgtcaagttaaaaaaatgtccTCATTCATTTTCCTTTAAAAAGGGGGATTTCCGCAGTTATTAGCCAATCATTTGggtcattttattttgtcattgATTCTGGTGTTGGGTATTTTCTACTTCATTTTGCGGTATTACTCAGGGACCCCAAGCTCCCGAAATGGTCGTTAGTGTCTTAGTGAATAGCGCGAAGattaaacgaaataaaattccCATCAAGTTATTCGATTGCGCGTAGAAAGTTGACGAACGAGTTTACATCGCAAAACTTGCATGTTGGGTTTTTACTCGAATAAACTCCCCAAGGCGATTTCCGTAACCGGCTCGTGCATCACAATCAGcgcctttattttatttttattatttcttttttattttcataacaAGTTGAAATAGCCTTCGGCCGTCCAGTTTCTAGTTTCCCTATAGCTATTCTCATCGTCGCTTGTGTTGATATAAGTCTCCGTTGGACTAGAAGTAGAGTTGCAGTCCTATCGGCTCTCGATCTCGATCAAGACATTTATCTTTGCTTTTACTTGCAGCTGTAGAAGATTCCTTACATCATGAACAAGGTAAATTATTTGTAACAGAAGTGGgcgaaaatatttgtttaataataataatgtgatccttgtgttatttattttatcaagacaattttgctgctgttggttgtcGCTATGCTCGGATGCGCATTTGGCCGACCCCAGTTTGGTGGTCAAACTCCTTTTAGACCAGGAGGCAACTTTCAGTTTGGCGCAAATCCAAatcggccaccaccaccagccttccCGGGACAGAACTGTAAGAAACCAATTCGAATTGCTAACAGCAACATCACCtaaactaaaaatttatttggtttaaacataatgtatttttaaaaaaatattagtgtTCAACACCGGATCGGGGCAAGTGGTTGGAACCGGAACTGGTATCGCTAACCCCAGCCCAGGTTTGTTTAAGAGTGGAGAATGACTTTAATTAAGCTTAATTACTTACTAAGgtaatctttcttctctcaGGTGGCGTCGGCATTGGTCTCGGTATTGGTGCCGCAGTTGCTTCCCCCGTTGGAAATTTCGCCCTTGGTCAAGGACAAAGCGTCTCCACTGGCAAATAAGGAAATCACTATTTGAATCATGATGCGTTTAATCATGAAAATTCTGTCGCGTTATTTCGTCTTTCAATATTCTGTTTCTGTTGCGACAAAAGAAATAACGTACGCCAATAAATTTACCGGGAAACATTTTGCCGAGCATCTTGCTGACCAGTTAACCTTGGCATTCAgtcttttgattattattgttattatgtcTGGCAATATATACATATGATTTGAATGCTTCTGGTTGttaggttttaaaaaaagttccaTTGCTATGCATAAATGCATTGCATACGCATAGCTTAGGTACCAGCGCAACAGATGACATATTACAAATAGCGCTATAGCAGTATGCTGTGCATTTGCTAATGAAAATAAGGGCACTCCTTATATGCACATCACGTCAGAATCAAGGTAATGATTTCACATGAAGTCTATTAAGCCTCTGGCTCTTTTAGCTGCTCTGTGCTCTATTCACGCCGCCGACCTTCTTTAAaaggctgttgttgttgacttgGGATTATTCAGTAGCCAGTTAACACTCTAGTCACTCTAGTTCATCAGTCGACACTCTAGCGctcaagaaaaaacttcaCGTATCTAAAACTAACCAATCATGAATAAGGTATGTAAATgtgatggaagaagaaatcaccCTTACAAGTTAATTGAAAAGGAATATTTCGTTCTCTTAGATCATTTTACTATTACTGGTGGTTGTCGCACTGGTGGGAAGTGCATTTGGAAGACCTCAACATCATGGCcatcatcaccatcatcatcatcatcaccatgAACATAGACCCCACGGTGGCGGGTTTGGCGGAGCTCCTGGGAGCGGGTTTGGTGGAGCTCTTGGGGGCGGGTTCGGTGGAGCTCCTGGGGGCGGGTTCGGCGGTGCTCCTGGAGGATTTCCTGGTGGATTTCCTCTTGGTAGTGGCGGCTTCACAGGACCGCAAGGTGGTAAGTAAATCATTGTGATTGCCAGAGataactaaaataaaattacagcgTCAAAGTAATTGTAAATCCATATCGTATAGGTTTCGGTGGAGCCAATGCTGCAGGAGCCGGGAACGGTGCCGTTATTGGCAATCAAGCCGTTGGAACAGGAACCGGAATTGCTAACGTCGGGCCAGGTATgactatttgttttccatttgaaCAACGCAAACCGAGGAACGAAAATTAATTGCCTTTGATTTGTGAAAAATTATTAGATGGTTTTGGTATTGGTTTGGGCATCGGAGGTGCGATAGCGACTCCACTTGGAAACTTAGCCTTCGGCCAAGGTGAAAGTCTTGCAGTcggaaaatagaaaacgaggataatgtaaaaataaaaatattatatttttgaGTTCCCGAATGAATTTGTTGTCCGTTTTTATCCATATGTGAATACAAATGTCAATATACTATCAATCAGAGAgctgtcttattattatttagtgaTCCTATTTAGTGAATACGTAACGAGTAACATAAGATACACCAGCGCTTACATTGGCATCGGCATCATGGGACTAATACACCTGTAATGCACCAATGTAGCTCGGAATGATACAATGTGCTTTTAGGTGCAAAGGGGAAAACCTACTGCAATTCCAGAAataaatttctgttttttttttttaagtagttTTTCTTATATGGGCGAAATTACATCACCAATTGGAAATTCCCCCCTCGGTCAAGGTGAAAGCATCCTcatttgtaaataaaattatactaataatttaaaataattaattcagtGTTGCAGCTTTCGTGTGCTATTTCGTCGCTCTACATATCGTCCATCTTCATATTTGTCAGACAAGATTTTGCAGAGTTGTGGGCATTTAATGTTTGAGATCACCTATACAAGTTGTGAATGCTTTTTCGTTTTCCTAATTGGTTTTACATGCTTTATGGTATAGGCTATACATACAGAGTTGACAAAAGAGAGTGCGTAGCTCATGCGAACGGAAAATTATATCGCCAAGAAAACAAGCAAAAGccattaaatttaaaaggcGCAATCCTTATATGCGCATCCTACGTCAGTACCTTTTTCACGTA
Above is a genomic segment from Daphnia pulicaria isolate SC F1-1A chromosome 8, SC_F0-13Bv2, whole genome shotgun sequence containing:
- the LOC124311524 gene encoding uncharacterized protein LOC124311524, whose translation is MNKTILLLLVVAMLGCAFGRPQFGGQTPFRPGGNFQFGANPNRPPPPAFPGQNLFNTGSGQVVGTGTGIANPSPGGVGIGLGIGAAVASPVGNFALGQGQSVSTGK
- the LOC124311475 gene encoding glycine-rich protein 23-like isoform X1; protein product: MNKIILLLLVVVALVGSAFGRPQHHGHHHHHHHHHHEHRPHGGGFGGAPGSGFGGALGGGFGGAPGGGFGGAPGGFPGGFPLGSGGFTGPQGGFGGANAAGIGNGAVVGNQAIGTGTGIANAGPGGFGIGLGVGGAVATPLGNLAFGQGESLSVGK
- the LOC124311475 gene encoding glycine-rich protein 5-like isoform X2, producing MNKIILLLLVVVALVGSAFGRPQHHGHHHHHHHHHHEHRPHGGGFGGAPGSGFGGALGGGFGGAPGGGFGGAPGGFPGGFPLGSGGFTGPQGGFGGANAAGAGNGAVIGNQAVGTGTGIANVGPGGFGIGLGVGGAVATPLGNLAFGQGESLSVGK
- the LOC124311475 gene encoding glycine-rich protein 23-like isoform X3 — encoded protein: MNKIILLLLVVVALVGSAFGRPQHHGHHHHHHHHHHEHRPHGGGFGGAPGSGFGGALGGGFGGAPGGGFGGAPGGFPGGFPLGSGGFTGPQGGFGGANAAGAGNGAVIGNQAVGTGTGIANVGPDGFGIGLGIGGAIATPLGNLAFGQGESLAVGK